A single region of the Leptothrix cholodnii SP-6 genome encodes:
- the orn gene encoding oligoribonuclease: MTEPVQLPRNDLNLIWIDMEMTGLDPMTDRVIEIAVVVTDAQLTVRVEGPVIAVHQSDEVLDRMDAWNRGTHGKSGLTERVKASTIGEDQAQDQMIEFLKQYVSKKTSPMCGNSICQDRRFMANYMPRLEEFFHYRNLDVSTLKELARRWKPEIMDGFKKHQKHTALADIHESIDELLYYRQHLLTV; encoded by the coding sequence ATGACCGAGCCCGTGCAACTGCCCCGCAATGACCTGAACCTGATCTGGATCGACATGGAGATGACCGGTCTCGACCCGATGACCGATCGGGTGATCGAGATCGCGGTGGTCGTCACCGACGCCCAGCTGACCGTGCGCGTCGAAGGCCCGGTGATCGCGGTGCACCAGAGCGACGAGGTGCTCGACCGCATGGACGCCTGGAACCGTGGCACCCACGGCAAGAGCGGCCTGACCGAGCGCGTCAAGGCCTCGACCATCGGCGAGGATCAGGCGCAGGATCAGATGATCGAGTTCCTGAAGCAGTACGTCAGCAAGAAGACCTCGCCGATGTGCGGCAACAGCATCTGCCAGGACCGCCGCTTCATGGCCAACTACATGCCCCGGCTGGAAGAGTTCTTCCACTACCGCAACCTCGACGTGTCGACGCTCAAGGAGCTGGCGCGGCGCTGGAAGCCGGAGATCATGGACGGCTTCAAGAAGCACCAGAAGCACACCGCGCTGGCCGACATCCACGAGTCGATCGACGAGCTGCTGTACTACCGCCAGCATCTGCTGACGGTCTGA
- a CDS encoding ABC transporter ATP-binding protein, with translation MNTPQDLLSVKDLHAGYGRAEVLSGLNLRLAKGQVVTVIGPNGAGKSTTLNALMGVLPARGQLMFDGQSLANTTLEERVMMGLALVPEKRELFSSMTVEDNLVLGGFRQMRLRNAQWRDTLDEVYTLFPRMKERRLQLSGTLSGGERQMLAVGRALMSRPKLLMLDEPSLGLAPLIVREIFRIISTLRSTGVSILLIEQNARAALEVADYGYVLETGSIALEGPASELAVDARVIETYLGAQKKAAA, from the coding sequence ATGAACACGCCACAAGATCTGCTGTCCGTCAAAGACCTGCACGCCGGCTACGGCCGCGCCGAGGTGCTGTCGGGCCTGAATCTGCGCCTCGCCAAAGGCCAGGTCGTCACCGTGATCGGCCCCAATGGCGCCGGCAAGTCGACCACGCTGAACGCGCTGATGGGCGTGCTGCCGGCACGCGGCCAGCTGATGTTCGACGGCCAGAGCCTCGCCAACACCACGCTCGAAGAGCGCGTGATGATGGGCCTGGCGCTGGTGCCCGAAAAGCGCGAGCTGTTCTCGAGCATGACGGTCGAGGACAACCTGGTGCTCGGCGGCTTCCGCCAGATGCGGCTGCGCAACGCCCAGTGGCGCGACACGCTCGACGAGGTCTACACGCTGTTCCCGCGCATGAAGGAGCGCCGCCTGCAACTGTCGGGCACGCTGTCGGGCGGCGAGCGGCAGATGCTGGCGGTCGGCCGCGCGCTGATGAGCCGGCCCAAGCTGCTGATGCTCGACGAACCCAGCCTGGGGCTGGCGCCGCTGATCGTGCGCGAGATCTTCCGCATCATCTCCACGCTGCGCTCGACCGGCGTCAGCATCCTGCTGATCGAGCAGAACGCCCGCGCCGCGCTCGAGGTGGCCGATTACGGCTACGTGCTCGAAACCGGCTCGATCGCGCTCGAAGGGCCGGCCAGCGAGCTGGCGGTCGACGCGCGGGTGATCGAAACCTACCTCGGCGCGCAGAAAAAAGCCGCGGCCTGA
- a CDS encoding M48 family metallopeptidase, which translates to MSSAFLTILFAVALVLMLGLRLWLISRQIRHVAQHRGAVPPAFVGVVSLSSHQKAADYTIARQRFELLTTAWSAAALVGWTLLGGLDTLNAWMLDTVRPAWGDMAYQLGLLLGVTLIGAALDLPFDLWRTFRIEQRFGFNRMTPGLWLRDLLVSGTVGLVITLPLVAALLWLMASAGSLWWLWAFALLAAFTLLMQVLYPTVIAPLFNKFEPLADTAMVQRVQALMQRCGFKAQGLYVMDGSKRSAHANAYFTGFGASKRVVFFDTLLKRLSPEEIEAVLAHELGHFHHRHVPKRIATVMAVWLFSLALLGWLMGQPAFYVGLGVTPDILAPNHGLALVLLMMVGPVFSFFVTPLTAALSRRHEFEADAYACAQTRAQDLSGALLKLYEDNASTLTPDPIYVRVHYSHPPASERLAALPGH; encoded by the coding sequence ATGAGTTCTGCATTCCTGACGATCCTCTTTGCCGTCGCCCTGGTGCTGATGCTGGGTCTGCGCCTTTGGCTGATCAGCCGCCAGATCCGCCACGTGGCGCAGCATCGCGGCGCGGTGCCGCCGGCGTTCGTCGGCGTGGTGAGCCTGTCATCGCACCAGAAGGCCGCCGACTACACCATCGCGCGCCAGCGTTTCGAGCTGCTGACCACCGCCTGGAGCGCCGCGGCGCTGGTCGGCTGGACGCTGCTGGGCGGGCTCGACACCCTCAACGCCTGGATGCTCGACACGGTCCGGCCGGCCTGGGGCGACATGGCCTATCAGCTCGGCCTGCTGCTGGGCGTCACGCTGATCGGCGCGGCGCTCGACCTGCCGTTCGACCTGTGGCGCACCTTCCGCATCGAGCAGCGCTTCGGCTTCAACCGCATGACGCCCGGCCTGTGGCTGCGCGACCTGCTGGTCAGCGGCACGGTGGGCCTGGTCATCACGCTGCCGCTGGTGGCGGCGCTGCTGTGGCTGATGGCCAGCGCCGGCAGCCTCTGGTGGCTGTGGGCGTTTGCGCTGCTGGCGGCCTTCACGCTGCTGATGCAGGTGCTCTACCCGACGGTGATCGCGCCACTGTTCAACAAGTTCGAGCCGCTCGCCGACACCGCGATGGTGCAGCGCGTGCAGGCGCTGATGCAGCGCTGCGGCTTCAAGGCCCAGGGCCTGTACGTGATGGACGGCAGCAAGCGCTCGGCGCACGCCAACGCCTACTTCACCGGCTTCGGCGCGAGCAAGCGGGTGGTGTTCTTCGACACCCTGCTCAAGCGCCTGTCGCCCGAGGAGATCGAGGCGGTGCTGGCGCACGAGCTCGGCCACTTCCACCACCGCCACGTGCCCAAGCGCATCGCCACCGTGATGGCGGTGTGGCTGTTCAGCCTGGCGCTGCTGGGCTGGCTGATGGGCCAGCCGGCGTTCTACGTCGGCCTGGGCGTGACACCCGACATCCTGGCGCCCAACCACGGCCTGGCGCTGGTGCTGCTGATGATGGTCGGCCCGGTGTTCAGCTTCTTCGTCACGCCGCTGACGGCGGCGCTGTCGCGCCGCCACGAGTTCGAGGCCGACGCCTACGCCTGCGCCCAGACCCGCGCGCAAGACCTGTCGGGCGCGCTGCTCAAGCTCTACGAAGACAACGCCAGCACGCTCACGCCCGATCCGATCTACGTGCGCGTGCACTACTCGCACCCGCCGGCCAGCGAGCGGCTCGCCGCCCTGCCCGGCCACTGA
- a CDS encoding acyl-CoA dehydrogenase — translation MTTYTPPLEDWRFVIEQVLDAPASWRAQPAFADLDAETAAEVLAQGGRFAAEVIAPLNGPGDRQGCRWSPDDGGTVRTPDGYPAAWQAFVDGGWPALACDPAVGGQGLPQLLNAALFEMLIAANHAWTMYPGLLHGAYEAIKATATPELRERYLSKVVSGEWLATMNLTEPQAGSDLGLIRSKAEPLDGTLTSGSRVAVSGNKIFISGGDQDMTANIVHLVLARLPDAPAGTKGLSLILVPKFLPDGTRNAAWCDGIEHKMGIHGSSTSQMRFERATGWLLGEPGTGLAAMFLMMNSARLHVAMQGLAHLEGATQKALAYAQERVQLRAPGRPADAMPSGGASGGPDPIVWHPAMRRILLTLQAQTEGARVLAGWIGLLLDESEQHPEPAQRARAADLVALLTPVAKAFLTDLGHRGADDALGVFGGYGYVHEYGIEQQVRDSRIAMIYEGTNQIQAIDLVMRKWLDTPRRIEALLDEMEAEAAACEARADLAIEAAALREQIAAIRLAGIDLHAARAHDAQAVLAVADDALHGLGHALLAWAWARMARCAERHPDPRAAQRKRELSRFGLTWLMDDQAGRWMRLRQWQRPLPWVLA, via the coding sequence ATGACGACCTACACCCCCCCGCTCGAAGACTGGCGTTTCGTGATCGAACAGGTGCTTGATGCACCAGCCTCGTGGCGCGCGCAGCCGGCGTTTGCCGATCTGGATGCCGAGACCGCGGCCGAGGTGCTGGCACAAGGCGGGCGCTTCGCCGCCGAGGTGATCGCGCCGCTGAACGGCCCGGGCGATCGGCAAGGTTGCCGCTGGAGCCCCGACGACGGCGGCACGGTGCGCACGCCCGACGGTTATCCGGCCGCCTGGCAAGCGTTTGTCGACGGCGGCTGGCCGGCGCTGGCGTGTGACCCGGCGGTCGGCGGCCAGGGCCTGCCGCAGCTGCTGAATGCGGCGCTGTTCGAGATGCTCATCGCCGCCAACCACGCCTGGACGATGTACCCCGGCCTGCTGCACGGCGCCTACGAGGCGATCAAGGCGACCGCGACACCCGAGCTGCGCGAGCGTTATCTGTCGAAAGTGGTCAGCGGCGAGTGGCTGGCGACGATGAACCTGACCGAGCCGCAGGCCGGCAGCGACCTGGGCCTGATCCGCAGCAAGGCCGAGCCGCTCGACGGCACGCTGACCAGCGGCTCGCGCGTGGCGGTGAGCGGCAACAAGATCTTCATCTCCGGCGGCGATCAGGACATGACCGCCAACATCGTGCACCTGGTGCTGGCCCGCCTGCCCGATGCACCGGCCGGCACCAAGGGCCTGAGCCTGATCCTGGTACCCAAGTTCCTGCCCGACGGCACGCGCAACGCGGCCTGGTGCGACGGCATCGAACACAAGATGGGCATCCACGGCAGCTCGACCAGCCAGATGCGCTTCGAGCGCGCCACCGGCTGGCTGCTCGGCGAGCCGGGCACGGGGCTCGCGGCGATGTTCCTGATGATGAATTCGGCCCGGCTGCACGTGGCGATGCAGGGGCTGGCGCACCTCGAAGGCGCGACGCAGAAGGCGCTGGCCTACGCGCAGGAACGCGTGCAGTTGCGCGCACCCGGCCGGCCGGCCGATGCCATGCCATCCGGTGGAGCGAGCGGCGGGCCGGACCCGATCGTCTGGCACCCGGCCATGCGCCGCATCCTGCTGACGCTGCAGGCGCAGACCGAAGGCGCGCGCGTGCTGGCCGGCTGGATCGGCCTGCTGCTCGATGAATCCGAACAGCACCCCGAGCCCGCGCAGCGCGCGCGCGCCGCCGATCTGGTGGCGCTGCTGACGCCGGTCGCCAAGGCGTTTCTGACCGATCTCGGCCACCGCGGCGCCGACGATGCGCTGGGCGTGTTCGGCGGTTACGGCTACGTGCACGAATACGGCATCGAGCAGCAGGTGCGCGACAGCCGCATCGCGATGATCTACGAGGGCACGAATCAGATCCAGGCGATCGACCTGGTGATGCGCAAGTGGCTCGACACGCCGCGGCGCATCGAGGCGCTGCTCGACGAGATGGAAGCCGAGGCAGCCGCCTGCGAGGCGCGCGCGGATCTGGCGATCGAGGCCGCCGCCTTGCGCGAGCAGATCGCCGCGATCCGCCTGGCCGGCATCGACCTGCACGCCGCCCGCGCCCACGACGCGCAGGCCGTGCTGGCGGTCGCCGACGACGCGCTGCACGGCCTCGGCCACGCGCTGCTGGCCTGGGCCTGGGCGCGCATGGCGCGCTGCGCCGAGCGCCACCCCGACCCACGCGCGGCGCAGCGCAAGCGCGAGCTGTCGCGCTTTGGCCTCACCTGGCTGATGGACGATCAAGCCGGACGCTGGATGCGGCTGCGCCAGTGGCAGCGGCCGCTGCCCTGGGTGTTAGCCTGA
- a CDS encoding branched-chain amino acid ABC transporter permease → MDFSIASILALDGFTNGAIYALLAMATVLLFAVTRVIFIPQGEFVAFGALTLAMLQMGQVPGTVWLLLIMAGLAAATELFHGLRRRLPAAKLAGAVLATLAYPVAISLLAGWAAPQQLPLLLQALLTLAIVTPMGSLLYRLAYESLADATVLVLLIVSVGVHFALTGLGLLFFGAEGFRNPSFWDERFAAGPLMLSGQTLIIFLASGALIVMLWLFFERSLYGKALRATAVNRLGARLMGIKTTGAGRLSFTMAAFIGALSGLLIGPTTTIFYDSGFLIGLKGFVAAVFAGLSSYPLAMVGALGVGVLESFGSFWASSFKEVIVFTSILPVLLWRSLRDPHTEEE, encoded by the coding sequence ATGGACTTCTCGATCGCCAGCATCCTGGCACTCGATGGTTTCACCAACGGCGCGATCTACGCGCTGCTGGCGATGGCCACGGTGCTGCTGTTCGCCGTGACACGGGTGATCTTCATCCCGCAGGGCGAGTTCGTGGCCTTCGGCGCGCTCACGCTCGCCATGCTGCAGATGGGCCAGGTGCCCGGCACGGTCTGGCTTCTGCTGATCATGGCGGGGCTGGCTGCGGCGACCGAGCTGTTCCACGGCCTGCGCCGCCGCCTGCCGGCGGCCAAGCTGGCCGGCGCGGTGCTGGCCACGCTGGCCTATCCGGTAGCGATCTCGCTGCTGGCGGGCTGGGCGGCGCCGCAGCAGCTGCCGCTGCTGCTGCAGGCGCTGCTGACGCTGGCGATCGTCACGCCGATGGGCTCGCTGCTGTATCGGCTGGCCTATGAATCGCTGGCCGATGCCACCGTGCTGGTGCTGCTGATCGTGTCGGTGGGCGTGCACTTCGCGCTGACCGGCCTGGGTCTGCTGTTCTTCGGCGCCGAGGGTTTCCGCAACCCGAGCTTCTGGGACGAGCGTTTCGCCGCCGGCCCGCTGATGCTGAGCGGCCAGACGCTGATCATCTTCCTGGCCTCGGGCGCGCTGATCGTGATGCTGTGGCTGTTCTTCGAGCGCTCGCTGTACGGCAAGGCGCTGCGCGCCACCGCGGTGAATCGCCTGGGCGCGCGGCTGATGGGCATCAAGACCACCGGCGCGGGCCGGCTCAGCTTCACGATGGCGGCCTTCATCGGCGCGCTGTCGGGCCTGCTGATCGGACCGACCACCACGATCTTCTACGACAGCGGTTTCCTGATCGGCCTCAAAGGCTTCGTCGCCGCGGTGTTTGCCGGGCTGTCGAGCTATCCGCTGGCGATGGTCGGCGCGCTCGGGGTGGGCGTGCTCGAGTCCTTCGGCTCGTTCTGGGCCAGTTCCTTCAAGGAGGTGATCGTGTTCACCTCGATCCTGCCGGTGCTGTTGTGGCGCAGCCTGCGCGATCCGCACACCGAGGAAGAGTGA
- a CDS encoding ABC transporter substrate-binding protein, which translates to MKTVFKQIAAAALLTLSGTAALADITIGVSLPLTGPASGLGIPANNGVKLWPTHIGGEKLNVVVLDDATDPTKAVQNAKRFVSDDKVDLVVGSVATPAALAMADTVAESGTPHFMLSPAVLQAGKDGWAFRLPQSNAVMSHAMLKHMSKLGVKTVGFLGYTDAYGESWLKDFQAEATAMGLPIKIVATERFARSDTAVTGQALKLVSANPDAMLIVASGSGAAMPHKAIVERGFKGKIYQTHAAATRDLMRIGGKDVEGAFVVSGPAVVAEQLSDAHPSKKIALEFVQKYEKAYGAGSRNQFAGHAYDAAVVLEKIVPMALKKAKPGTKEFRAALKEATETMGRTVVAHGVLNYTKDNHWGFTTETGVILKVVNGDWKVE; encoded by the coding sequence ATGAAAACCGTGTTCAAACAGATCGCCGCCGCCGCGCTGCTGACCCTGAGCGGCACCGCCGCGCTGGCCGACATCACCATCGGCGTGAGCCTGCCGCTGACCGGCCCGGCCAGCGGCCTGGGCATCCCGGCCAACAACGGCGTCAAGCTCTGGCCGACCCACATCGGCGGCGAGAAGCTCAACGTCGTCGTGCTCGACGACGCAACCGACCCGACCAAGGCGGTGCAGAACGCCAAGCGCTTCGTCAGCGACGACAAGGTCGACCTGGTGGTCGGCTCGGTGGCCACGCCGGCGGCGCTGGCGATGGCCGACACGGTGGCCGAATCGGGCACGCCGCACTTCATGCTGTCGCCCGCGGTGCTGCAGGCCGGCAAGGACGGCTGGGCCTTCCGCCTGCCGCAATCCAACGCCGTGATGTCGCACGCCATGCTCAAGCACATGAGCAAGCTGGGCGTGAAGACGGTCGGCTTCCTCGGCTACACCGACGCCTACGGCGAGAGCTGGCTGAAGGACTTCCAGGCCGAAGCCACCGCGATGGGGCTGCCGATCAAGATCGTCGCCACCGAGCGCTTCGCCCGCAGCGACACCGCCGTGACCGGCCAGGCGCTCAAGCTGGTTTCGGCCAACCCGGACGCGATGCTGATCGTGGCCTCCGGCTCGGGCGCGGCGATGCCGCACAAGGCGATCGTCGAACGCGGCTTCAAGGGCAAGATCTACCAGACCCACGCCGCCGCCACCCGCGACCTGATGCGCATCGGCGGCAAGGACGTCGAAGGCGCGTTCGTGGTCTCAGGCCCGGCGGTGGTGGCCGAGCAGCTGAGCGACGCCCATCCGTCCAAGAAGATCGCGCTCGAGTTCGTGCAGAAGTACGAGAAGGCCTACGGCGCCGGCTCGCGCAACCAGTTCGCCGGCCACGCGTATGACGCCGCCGTGGTGCTGGAGAAGATCGTGCCGATGGCGCTCAAGAAGGCCAAGCCGGGCACCAAGGAATTCCGCGCCGCGCTGAAGGAAGCCACCGAGACGATGGGCCGCACGGTCGTCGCGCACGGCGTGCTGAACTACACGAAGGACAACCACTGGGGCTTCACGACCGAGACCGGCGTGATCCTGAAGGTGGTCAACGGCGACTGGAAGGTCGAATAA
- a CDS encoding LysR family transcriptional regulator ArgP, producing the protein MLDLQALRALAAVLREGSFERAARQMHVTPSAVSQRIRALEERLGCVLLVRTSPVTATEEGARLYLHFLQIEVLEADLARDLQPLGDAASRRGRSIRVAVNADSLATWVIPALADFHARSGDTVALHVDDQDHTREWLRSGTVFAAVTAASEPVAGCRVDPLGSMRYCAAASPEFAKRYFEARDLQAAFSEAPMLVFNQKDQLQHRFLNELLGDADPHPPVWWLPSTHAFLDAARAGLGWGLHPLPLVADDLASGRLVDLSPGHSLDVPLFWQSWRLDSETVHTLRSCMLRAAEGALLQ; encoded by the coding sequence ATGTTGGACCTCCAAGCCTTGCGCGCACTGGCCGCGGTCCTGCGGGAAGGCAGCTTCGAACGCGCCGCCCGGCAGATGCATGTCACGCCGTCGGCGGTGTCGCAGCGCATCCGCGCGCTCGAAGAGCGCCTGGGCTGCGTGCTGCTGGTGCGCACCTCGCCCGTCACCGCCACCGAAGAAGGCGCGCGGCTCTATTTGCATTTTTTGCAGATCGAGGTGCTCGAGGCCGATCTGGCGCGCGATCTGCAGCCGCTCGGTGATGCCGCCTCGCGGCGTGGTCGCAGCATCCGGGTGGCGGTCAACGCCGACAGCCTGGCGACCTGGGTGATCCCGGCGCTGGCCGATTTCCATGCCCGCAGCGGCGACACGGTGGCGCTGCACGTCGACGATCAGGACCACACCCGCGAGTGGCTGCGCTCGGGCACGGTGTTCGCCGCGGTGACGGCGGCGTCGGAGCCGGTGGCCGGCTGCAGGGTCGACCCGCTCGGCTCGATGCGCTACTGCGCCGCCGCCAGCCCCGAGTTCGCGAAACGCTATTTCGAAGCGCGCGATCTGCAGGCCGCATTCAGCGAGGCGCCGATGCTGGTCTTCAATCAGAAGGATCAGCTCCAGCACCGGTTCCTGAACGAGCTGCTGGGGGATGCCGATCCGCACCCGCCGGTCTGGTGGCTGCCGTCGACGCATGCGTTTCTCGACGCCGCCCGCGCCGGCCTGGGCTGGGGCCTGCACCCGCTGCCGCTGGTGGCCGACGATCTGGCCAGCGGCCGGCTGGTCGACCTGAGCCCCGGCCACAGCCTGGACGTGCCGCTGTTCTGGCAGAGCTGGCGGCTCGACTCCGAAACCGTGCACACGCTGCGCAGCTGCATGCTGCGCGCGGCCGAGGGCGCCTTGCTGCAGTGA
- the rsgA gene encoding ribosome small subunit-dependent GTPase A, producing the protein MTQHAELDIGLIVAGHGRHYVVMTPEGREVICQPRGKKSQVVVGDRVRWQVTDSRGDAGVIEAMEPRRNLLYRQDEWKTKSFAANLDRLLVLVAAEPVFSESQLSRALIAAEEARIEVLILLNKVDLEPAASLARERLAPYRAMGYEVLEVALKARSEAGLKSADADPLRSHRDAALAMLTPRLAKGSTLVLGPSGTGKSTLVNLLVPQAQAATAEISTALNSGRHTTTHTRWYWLDGGREGALIDSPGFQEFGIQHIQRPDLAHWMPDLRAHLGHCRFANCSHTHEPDCGVLAALERGEIAANRYRIYQELGAELDRRG; encoded by the coding sequence ATGACCCAACACGCAGAACTCGACATCGGCCTGATCGTGGCCGGACATGGGCGCCACTACGTGGTGATGACGCCCGAAGGCCGCGAGGTGATCTGCCAGCCGCGCGGCAAGAAAAGCCAGGTGGTGGTGGGCGATCGGGTGCGCTGGCAGGTGACCGACAGCCGCGGCGACGCCGGCGTGATCGAGGCCATGGAGCCGCGCCGCAACCTGCTCTACCGCCAGGACGAGTGGAAGACCAAGTCGTTTGCCGCCAACCTGGATCGCCTGCTGGTGCTGGTCGCCGCCGAGCCGGTGTTCAGCGAAAGCCAGCTCAGCCGCGCCCTGATCGCCGCCGAGGAGGCGCGCATCGAGGTCCTGATCCTGCTCAACAAGGTCGACCTGGAGCCGGCGGCCAGCCTGGCGCGCGAGCGCCTGGCGCCGTACCGGGCGATGGGTTACGAGGTGCTCGAGGTGGCGCTGAAGGCGCGCAGCGAGGCCGGTCTGAAGAGCGCGGACGCCGACCCGCTGCGCAGCCACCGCGATGCGGCGCTGGCGATGCTGACGCCGCGTCTGGCCAAAGGTTCGACGCTGGTGCTGGGGCCGTCGGGCACCGGCAAGAGCACGCTCGTCAACCTGCTGGTGCCGCAGGCCCAGGCGGCCACCGCCGAGATCTCGACCGCGCTCAACTCCGGACGTCACACCACCACGCACACGCGCTGGTACTGGCTCGACGGCGGGCGCGAGGGCGCGCTGATCGACTCGCCGGGATTCCAGGAGTTCGGCATCCAGCACATCCAGCGGCCGGATCTGGCGCACTGGATGCCCGACCTGCGTGCCCACCTCGGCCACTGCCGTTTCGCCAACTGCAGCCACACCCACGAGCCCGACTGCGGCGTGCTGGCCGCGCTCGAGCGCGGCGAGATCGCCGCCAACCGCTACCGGATCTACCAGGAACTCGGCGCCGAGCTCGACCGCCGCGGCTGA
- a CDS encoding MarR family winged helix-turn-helix transcriptional regulator, with amino-acid sequence MGEIVGYQVVRAQITTHALFMRHVGDPLDLRPVEYSLLLLLQANEQVTPKQLAQTLVLTAPKLTILLDRLQERGLINRVRSDTDGRSQHVLLTDAGAELARQGSDTARLIEMSLDDVLSPAERAMLMELLKKVAASHRG; translated from the coding sequence TTGGGCGAGATCGTCGGTTACCAGGTGGTGCGCGCGCAGATCACCACCCACGCCCTGTTCATGCGGCACGTCGGCGATCCGCTCGACCTGCGGCCGGTCGAATATTCGCTGCTGCTGCTGCTGCAGGCCAACGAGCAGGTCACGCCCAAGCAGCTGGCGCAGACGCTGGTACTGACCGCGCCCAAGCTCACCATCCTGCTCGACCGCCTGCAGGAGCGCGGCCTGATCAACCGCGTGCGCAGCGACACCGACGGCCGCTCGCAGCACGTGCTGCTGACCGACGCCGGTGCCGAGCTGGCCCGGCAGGGCAGCGACACCGCGCGGCTGATCGAGATGAGCCTCGACGACGTGCTCAGCCCCGCCGAGCGCGCGATGCTGATGGAGCTGCTGAAGAAGGTGGCCGCCTCGCACCGCGGCTGA
- a CDS encoding ABC transporter permease subunit, translating into MLMTRSRLFIALVVLTALLPQLPVPEFWITQLNYIGLYAIVSLGLVLLTGVSGLTSFGQAAFVGLGAYTTAYLTTQWAMSPWLTVFIGVGITVITALVLAAITLRMSGHYLPLATIAWALSLYYSMSNMEFLGKYDGILGVPAMSLFGFSLASGRSYFYLIWIVALLSAVAVIRLLDSRSGRAIRALKGGVTMAEAMGISTYRYKVLAFVLAAILASLSGWLFAHLQRTVNPSPFALSKGIEYLFMAVLGGIGNVWGAFTGAAVVKLLEDQLQVLLPRLIGGSGNYEIIVFGIVLVVVLKYAPQGLWPFIERLGARWLPSSQRVRDWDGAAPLPERDKPQPGELLLDVQAVRKQFGGLVAVNDVSFSIRAGEIMGLIGPNGAGKSTTFNLITGVLGLTRGEVLFRGQKVGGHSSREIARRGMSRTFQHVKMLPDMTVLENVALGGYLRSKKGVLAAMLRLDRDEERGLFAEAERQLQRIGMGAQMHELAGNLALGPARLMEIARALCTDPALLLLDEPAAGLRHKEKQALAEVLKQLKAEGMSILLVEHDMDFVMNLTDRIVVMEFGTKLVEGTPLEVQESPQVRAAYLGTEH; encoded by the coding sequence ATGTTGATGACCCGCTCGCGCCTGTTCATCGCACTGGTGGTCCTGACGGCATTGCTGCCGCAGCTGCCGGTGCCCGAGTTCTGGATCACCCAGCTCAACTACATCGGCCTGTACGCCATCGTCTCGCTCGGCCTGGTGCTGCTGACCGGCGTGTCGGGGCTGACCTCGTTCGGCCAGGCGGCGTTTGTCGGCCTGGGCGCCTACACCACCGCCTACCTCACCACGCAGTGGGCGATGTCGCCGTGGCTGACGGTGTTCATCGGTGTCGGCATCACGGTGATCACCGCGCTGGTGCTGGCCGCGATCACCCTGCGCATGTCGGGCCACTACCTGCCGCTGGCGACGATCGCCTGGGCGCTGTCGCTGTACTACTCGATGTCGAACATGGAGTTCCTCGGCAAGTACGACGGCATCCTGGGCGTGCCGGCGATGAGCCTGTTCGGCTTCAGCCTGGCCTCGGGGCGCAGCTACTTCTACCTGATCTGGATCGTCGCGCTGCTCAGCGCGGTGGCGGTGATCCGTCTGCTCGATTCGCGCAGCGGCCGCGCCATCCGTGCGCTCAAGGGCGGCGTGACGATGGCCGAGGCGATGGGCATCTCGACCTACCGCTACAAGGTGCTGGCGTTCGTGCTGGCGGCGATCCTGGCCTCCCTCTCGGGCTGGCTCTTTGCGCACCTGCAGCGCACCGTCAACCCGTCGCCGTTTGCGCTCAGCAAGGGCATCGAGTACCTGTTCATGGCGGTGCTGGGCGGCATCGGCAACGTCTGGGGCGCCTTCACCGGCGCGGCGGTGGTCAAGCTGCTCGAAGACCAGCTGCAGGTGCTGCTGCCCCGGCTGATCGGCGGCAGCGGCAACTACGAGATCATCGTCTTCGGCATCGTGCTGGTGGTGGTGCTGAAGTACGCGCCGCAAGGCCTGTGGCCCTTCATCGAGCGGCTCGGCGCACGCTGGCTGCCGTCGAGCCAACGCGTGCGCGACTGGGATGGCGCCGCCCCGCTGCCCGAGCGCGACAAGCCCCAACCTGGCGAGCTGCTGCTCGACGTGCAGGCGGTGCGCAAGCAGTTCGGCGGGCTGGTGGCGGTCAACGACGTCAGCTTCTCGATCCGGGCCGGCGAGATCATGGGCCTGATCGGGCCCAACGGCGCCGGCAAGTCGACCACCTTCAACCTGATCACCGGCGTGCTGGGGCTGACCCGCGGCGAGGTGCTGTTCCGCGGCCAGAAGGTCGGCGGGCACAGCTCGCGCGAGATCGCCCGGCGCGGCATGTCGCGCACCTTCCAGCACGTCAAGATGCTGCCCGACATGACGGTGCTGGAGAACGTCGCGCTCGGCGGCTACCTGCGCAGCAAGAAGGGCGTGCTGGCGGCGATGCTGCGGCTCGACCGCGACGAAGAACGCGGCCTGTTCGCCGAGGCCGAACGCCAGCTGCAGCGCATCGGCATGGGCGCGCAGATGCACGAGCTGGCCGGCAACCTGGCACTGGGCCCGGCGCGGCTGATGGAGATCGCCCGCGCGCTGTGCACCGACCCGGCGCTGCTGCTGCTGGACGAGCCCGCCGCCGGCCTGCGCCACAAGGAAAAGCAGGCGCTGGCCGAGGTGCTCAAGCAGCTCAAGGCCGAAGGCATGAGCATCCTGCTGGTCGAACACGACATGGACTTCGTGATGAACCTGACCGACCGCATCGTGGTGATGGAGTTCGGCACCAAGCTGGTCGAAGGCACGCCGCTGGAGGTTCAAGAGAGCCCGCAAGTGCGCGCCGCTTACCTCGGGACGGAACACTGA